Proteins encoded in a region of the Corynebacterium breve genome:
- the thrB gene encoding homoserine kinase: MTIELEVGLKATVTVPGSSANLGPGFDTLGLAVGIYDTIEVEVTESGLAVEIFGEGAEDLPRNSSHLVVKAIRSGLSAADAEAPGLKVTCHNNIPQSRGLGSSAAAAVSGVVAANALAGNPLDTKTVVQLASAFEGHPDNAAASVLGDAVVSWTEIPVDGISQPEYRAVTVPVHESIKATALVPNFHASTMAVRRVLPENVTHMDARFNVSRAAVMTVALQHHPELLWEGTRDRLHQPYRSDVLPVTAEWVNRLRNRGYAAYLSGAGPTVMVLSTTPIDEAILDSARESGLRVLELEIAGPVTAEVSRV; this comes from the coding sequence GTGACCATTGAACTTGAAGTTGGACTGAAAGCAACCGTTACAGTGCCGGGGTCATCGGCAAACTTGGGCCCAGGGTTTGACACCCTTGGCCTAGCGGTAGGCATTTATGACACCATCGAGGTCGAGGTCACCGAATCTGGTCTTGCGGTCGAGATCTTCGGCGAGGGTGCCGAGGACTTGCCTCGAAACTCTAGCCACCTCGTGGTTAAGGCGATCCGGTCGGGACTGAGTGCAGCCGATGCGGAAGCCCCCGGGCTGAAAGTCACCTGCCACAACAACATTCCGCAGTCTCGCGGGCTGGGTTCTTCTGCCGCAGCGGCTGTTTCCGGTGTTGTCGCAGCGAACGCCTTGGCGGGCAACCCGCTGGATACAAAGACTGTTGTACAGTTGGCCTCCGCATTCGAGGGGCACCCAGACAATGCTGCGGCGTCCGTGTTGGGTGACGCTGTTGTGTCGTGGACCGAGATCCCTGTAGACGGCATTTCTCAGCCGGAGTACCGTGCGGTCACGGTGCCGGTCCATGAGTCGATCAAGGCTACTGCGCTGGTGCCAAACTTCCATGCATCGACCATGGCTGTGCGCCGCGTCCTGCCCGAAAACGTCACGCACATGGATGCGCGCTTCAATGTATCGCGCGCGGCGGTTATGACGGTCGCCCTGCAGCACCATCCCGAACTCCTGTGGGAAGGCACCCGAGATCGCCTCCACCAGCCATACCGCTCCGACGTGTTGCCAGTGACCGCAGAGTGGGTTAATCGCCTGCGCAATCGCGGTTATGCCGCTTATCTTTCGGGGGCCGGCCCAACAGTCATGGTGCTGTCGACCACACCAATCGATGAGGCAATTTTGGATTCTGCTCGTGAATCGGGCCTGCGAGTTTTGGAACTAGAGATCGCTGGTCCAGTGACCGCTGAGGTTTCTAGGGTTTAG
- a CDS encoding helix-turn-helix transcriptional regulator, which yields MSRANTPRPASELFPRELQLSAKQTEVLEAIQSFPLGAKTTDIAKSLGMHVNTVRGHLEELIEKGAVRATTAPAAGRGRPSLIFHVTVPDHTAIADEYIHLIELLAEHIEGENLPEVAQEKAYAIGRAWALNSLHSESGQIPPEEVVARLQNQLRGMGFDPEVKKKAATDEDVDLALNACPFVAEAGVKPSAFVCAVHESFIETACQSQCSQANKMSLTLLPFTPENQCVVRISQEQSIPASKP from the coding sequence ATGTCTCGCGCAAATACTCCACGTCCTGCCTCGGAGCTTTTTCCGCGCGAGCTGCAACTTAGCGCGAAACAAACCGAGGTCCTTGAGGCAATCCAATCTTTTCCTCTGGGCGCCAAGACCACAGACATTGCAAAGTCGCTGGGTATGCATGTCAACACTGTGCGGGGGCACCTTGAAGAGTTGATTGAAAAAGGTGCAGTGCGCGCCACCACCGCGCCGGCTGCGGGCCGCGGAAGACCGAGCTTGATCTTTCATGTCACCGTTCCCGATCACACTGCTATCGCAGATGAGTACATCCATTTAATCGAACTCCTAGCCGAACACATCGAGGGCGAGAATTTGCCCGAGGTTGCGCAGGAGAAGGCTTACGCGATTGGTCGTGCTTGGGCGTTGAATTCTTTGCACAGCGAATCCGGCCAGATTCCTCCCGAGGAAGTAGTCGCCCGCCTGCAAAATCAGCTACGCGGAATGGGATTTGACCCCGAAGTAAAAAAGAAGGCAGCAACCGACGAGGATGTCGACCTCGCTCTCAATGCATGTCCTTTTGTCGCTGAGGCAGGCGTAAAACCGTCAGCGTTTGTCTGCGCCGTTCATGAAAGCTTCATCGAAACCGCGTGTCAGTCGCAGTGCAGCCAGGCGAACAAAATGAGTTTGACGCTTTTGCCTTTTACACCTGAGAACCAGTGTGTGGTCCGGATTTCTCAGGAGCAATCCATCCCGGCGTCTAAACCCTAG
- a CDS encoding ATP-binding cassette domain-containing protein: protein MASTLRRLTPAPPKLTVALGFLAVAWILGPVFALANRAPWAKLPSIVSDPQTHDLLTVTVCSAVLSTLITLTLGLPLAIWIQHLHRGSDLIRILVFLPLAMPPVVGGLALTALIGRHGLLSPLLDATNIQFAFAFAGVVAAHTFVSLPFVVVTIDSALRNIDPEIPSSASGIGFPPGKIVRRIVLPAIAPSIATAAGLAFSRSLGEFGTTLTFAGSMPGVTRTMSLGIYLARETDQDTAYGLAVLLIFLALGTLLLSTLPTLLVKQHQPVARSTDKINTDLLKKLTTPETTGVSIDVDGVHIPADRLTAVVGENGSGKTTLLNLIAGRVRGAEVKLGDRIVDKPGMRPVPAHKRGVVILTQQPGLPHTTTVLGAIEMVTDDEERAKQLLGAAGLASFEDVPIPALSGGQAAQVALVRALAARPSVLLLDEPLAAVDIKSARAWRRVLRAIGPQRTTVLVTHNPLDITGISEHLVVMEKGANVSSGPTATELQQPTNSFMARISGLNRLKGVITGSKNGTIRVDVDGVSVSGVVPDAELDIEEVTIGSPAVVTFLPTATTIRLEDNTTIDKTKQQSARNIWPGTILSVEASPTEVHLIIDIVGQSITVPVTRDAALDLELEPGTKVECVTKALSIWVHPQRVEDSSD, encoded by the coding sequence ATGGCAAGTACTTTAAGACGATTAACCCCTGCGCCGCCCAAACTCACCGTGGCGCTCGGGTTTTTGGCGGTTGCGTGGATCCTTGGCCCCGTCTTTGCTTTGGCAAACCGAGCCCCGTGGGCGAAGCTGCCTAGCATTGTCTCGGATCCCCAAACTCATGACTTACTCACCGTCACCGTGTGTTCCGCCGTTCTTTCGACGCTCATCACTTTGACCTTGGGCCTTCCTCTGGCGATCTGGATACAGCACCTGCATCGAGGCAGCGATCTAATCCGAATCCTGGTCTTTTTGCCGCTAGCCATGCCGCCCGTAGTTGGCGGACTCGCACTTACGGCCCTGATCGGCCGCCACGGTTTACTCTCCCCGCTTCTCGATGCGACAAACATCCAATTTGCCTTCGCGTTTGCTGGAGTTGTGGCCGCTCATACGTTTGTTTCGCTGCCATTTGTCGTTGTCACGATCGATTCCGCACTCCGCAACATCGACCCTGAAATCCCCTCATCCGCGTCTGGCATCGGTTTCCCGCCTGGCAAGATCGTCCGACGCATCGTTTTGCCTGCCATCGCGCCCTCGATCGCGACAGCCGCAGGATTGGCGTTTTCGCGATCACTTGGCGAATTTGGCACCACACTCACCTTCGCAGGTTCCATGCCCGGAGTCACCCGCACCATGTCACTAGGCATTTACCTGGCACGTGAAACTGATCAAGACACCGCTTATGGTCTCGCGGTTCTGCTCATCTTCCTCGCCCTGGGCACATTGCTTCTGTCCACTCTTCCGACGTTGCTTGTAAAGCAGCACCAACCAGTCGCCCGCAGCACCGACAAGATCAACACCGATCTGCTCAAGAAACTGACCACGCCAGAAACAACAGGAGTCTCCATTGACGTTGACGGCGTACACATCCCAGCTGACCGGTTAACCGCAGTTGTCGGCGAGAACGGCTCGGGCAAGACCACATTGCTTAATCTGATCGCCGGTCGTGTCCGAGGTGCTGAAGTCAAACTCGGCGACCGGATCGTCGATAAGCCAGGCATGCGACCTGTACCCGCCCACAAACGCGGCGTGGTGATTCTGACGCAACAGCCAGGGCTGCCACACACCACCACCGTGTTGGGTGCAATAGAAATGGTCACAGATGACGAAGAACGCGCCAAGCAGCTCCTCGGGGCGGCGGGATTGGCGAGCTTTGAGGACGTGCCCATTCCTGCGCTTTCCGGCGGTCAAGCGGCCCAAGTCGCCTTGGTCCGTGCGCTGGCAGCGCGGCCTTCGGTGCTGCTTCTCGACGAACCACTAGCTGCCGTCGATATAAAATCCGCCCGTGCTTGGCGACGAGTCCTGCGTGCCATTGGGCCACAACGTACAACGGTGCTAGTCACGCACAACCCGCTGGACATCACAGGTATCTCTGAGCACCTTGTCGTCATGGAGAAAGGCGCGAACGTTTCATCTGGGCCTACTGCTACCGAACTGCAACAACCGACAAACTCCTTTATGGCGCGAATCTCAGGGCTTAACCGTCTGAAAGGTGTCATTACAGGTTCTAAGAATGGTACGATTCGGGTTGATGTAGACGGGGTAAGCGTGTCGGGTGTGGTTCCCGATGCTGAGCTCGACATCGAGGAAGTCACAATTGGCTCTCCGGCGGTGGTCACGTTCCTCCCCACCGCGACGACGATCCGTCTCGAAGACAACACAACGATAGACAAAACTAAACAGCAGTCAGCACGCAATATCTGGCCGGGCACTATTCTCAGTGTTGAGGCCTCCCCCACTGAAGTACACCTGATTATCGATATCGTGGGTCAGTCCATTACGGTACCCGTAACACGTGACGCAGCTCTCGATCTGGAACTTGAACCAGGAACAAAGGTGGAATGCGTGACAAAAGCGCTGAGCATATGGGTCCACCCACAGCGCGTAGAAGATTCCTCGGATTGA